The DNA window CCGAACTGATGGCGCTGCAATCTTCCGGCGACAACGAGATCGAGCGCGAGGCGCTGGCCGCCAACCAGCTGGCGCAGTTCTACGCCCAGTGCGTGACACAGCTGCTGGACGAGGCCGGCCGCACGGCGGATACGGTGCGCGCCGTCGCCGTCCACGGCCAGACCATCCGCCATCGCCCGGAACTGGGTTTTACGCGCCAGACCAACAACCCCGCCCTGCTGGCCGAGCTGTGCGGCATCGACGTCATCGCCGACTTCCGCAGCCGCGACATCGCCGCCGGCGGCCAGGGCGCGCCGCTGGTGCCGGCCTTCCACCAGGCGCTGTTCGGCAAGCCCGGCCAGGCCCGCGTGGTGGCCAACATCGGCGGCATCTCCAATATCAGCGTGCTGGACGGCGAAGGCGGCGTGATCGGCTTCGACACCGGTCCCGGCAATGTGCTGATGGACGCCTGGATCGCCCGCCACCTGGACAAGGAGTACGACGCCGACGGTGCGTGGGCGGCCAGCGGCAAGGAAATCCCCGAGTTGCTGCAGGAATTGCTGCACGAGCCCTATTTCGCGCTGCCGGCGCCGAAAAGCACCGGCCGCGACCTGTTCCACCTGGACTGGCTCGACACGCGGCTGGCCGTGTACGGAGACGCCGCGCCGGAGGATGTGCAGTTCACGCTGACCAAGCTGACGGCGGTCTCGCTGGCGCGGTCGATACAGGCCTATGGCGGCGGCGCGGACGCGGTGTATGTCTGCGGTGGCGGCGCCTACAACGGCGTGCTGATGAGCGAACTGGGCGCCGCGCTGGGCAACAACGTGCTGGTGGCGTCGACGCAAGCCCTGGGCATCGCGCCGAACCGGGTCGAGGCGTTGGCGTTCGCCTGGCTGGGTTACCGCTTCAGCGAACGCCTGGCCGGCAATCTGCCGACGGTGACCGGGGCCAAAGGTGAGCGGGTGCTTGGAGCACTCTACCCCCGCTAATCCAGGCGGGACCCAACCCCCTATGCGTTTGGCGACCTGTATGCGTCGCGGCTTAGGGGTCGTACCCCGTGGGGTACGACCCCGCGTGGCGGTGCGGGTTTGCTGGCAGAGCGCACAAAAACAAACGGCGGACAACCGAAGTTGTCCGCCGCATTGTGCAACTAGAACTGATTTATACCGAGAACGACGAGCCGCAGCCGCAGGTCGACGTCGCGGTCGGGTTCTTGATGACGAATTGCGCGCCTTCCAGGTCATCCTTGTAGTCGATCTCGGCGCCCACCAGATACTGGTAGCTCATCGAGTCGATCAACAGCTGGACGCCGTTCTTGACCATCGTGGTGTCGTCTTCGTTGACGATTTCATCGAACGTGAAACCGTACTGGAAGCCGGAACAGCCGCCACCCTGCACGAACACACGCAGTTTCAGGTCGGGATTACCCTCTTCCTCGATCAGCTGGGCGACCTTTTCGGCCGCGCTATCGGTGAAGATGATCGGCGACGGGATTACATCTACTAGTGATTCGGCGACAGCATTCATTTCAGACTCCTACGTGAAAACATTTAGGTCATTATAGACCGTTGGCGTTGTTTATGCTCCAGACCCCTCGAAAATGGGGGGTCTTATGGCAAATATCAACGCCAGATTGTGCGCAAAGTTACGGCAGCAACGCGATCTGCGTCAGGCCGGTCGATTCTTCCAGGCCAAACATCAAATTCATACACTGCACAGCCTGGCCGGACGCGCCCTTGACCAGATTGTCCTGCACCACCAGCACAATGACGGTGTTGCCGTTGTCCGGACGATGCAGCGCCAGGCGCAGCACGTTGGCGCCGCGCGTCGAACGGGTCTCTGGATGCGAACCGAACGGCATGACGTCGACGAAAGGCGAGTCTTTGTATTGCTCTTCGAACAGTGCTTGCAGTTCCTCGTTGCTCACTTCCTTGGTCAGGCGACCGTACAGGGTCGAGTGCATGCCCCGGATCATCGGCACCAGGTGCGGCGTAAACACCAGGCCAACCTTGTCGCCGGCGAACTTTTGCAGCTGCGCCACGGTTTCCGGCGTGTGGCGATGGCCCGACACGCCATAAGCCTTGAAATTGTCGCTCGACTCGGAGAACAAGGTGCCGATCTCGGCTTTACGGCCGGCGCCGGAGACGCCGGACTTGCAGTCGGCGATCAGCGAACCGGCGTCGATCACGCCGGCCTTGAGCAGCGGGTAGTAACCCAGCTGCATCGTGGTCGGATAGCAACCCGGATTGGCGACCAAGCGCGCGCCCTTGATGGCGTCGCGGTTCAGTTCGGCCAGGCCATAGGCGGCTTCTTCCAGCAGATCCGGGCAGGTGTGCTCGATCTTGTACCATTTTTCAAAGACGGCCTTGTCCTTGATGCGGAAATCGGCCGCCAGGTCGATGACCTTGACGCCGGCAGCCAGCAGCTCCGGCGCCTGCGCCATGGCGACGCCGTGCGGGGTGGCGAAGAACACCACGTCGCACTGCTTGAGGTCGGCCTTGTCCGGCGACGAGAAAGCGATGTCCACGCGCCCGCGCAGCGAAGGGAACATATCGGCAACCGGCAAGCCATCTTCCTTGCGCGACGTGATAGCCGTCAGCTGCACATCAGGGTGGACTGCCAACAGTCGCAGCAATTCCACTCCGGTGTAGCCGGTGCCGCCGACGATGCCAACTTTGATCATGTTCGTTCCTTCAGTGAAGTATTACAGAATAAGAGAGGGCCAAAAACCGCAAAAGAACCACGGAAACACGTAGGGCGGATTAGGCGGAACGCCGTAATCGGCCATGCGTGAGCCGCCAATGACGCCGGCATGGCCGATTACGCTGCGCTAATCCGCCCTACGTGTATCCGTTGCCATATCACCGTGTCTGGAGGGCCATTTTATCAGGCATGCGCTACGGGCGTATGACCATACCCCATAGCAAAAAAGCCGCCCGACACAAGGCCGGCGGCTTTTTCGACAGCACGCCGCAAGCGGCGCGCCATAGCGTAAATATTAACGCTTCGAGAATTGCTTTGCGCGACGTGCTTTGCGCAGACCAACTTTTTTACGCTCAACTTCACGTGCATCGCGGGTAACGAAGCCGGCGCGCGCCAGATCGCCCTTCAGCGCTGCATCGTAGTCGATCAGTGCGCGGGTGATGCCGTGACGCACAGCACCTGCCTGGCCGGACTCGCCGCCGCCGTGCACGTTGACTTTGATGTCAAAACGCTCGACGTTGCCGGTCAGTTCCAGTGGTTGACGAATAACCATCAGGCCGGTTTCGCGGGAGAAGTACTCAGCCGCTGGCTTGCCGTTAACGATGATTTGGCCAGTGCCAACTTTGATAAACACACGAGCTACTGCACTCTTGCGACGGCCGGTGCCGTAATTGTAGTTACCGATCATGTCAGTTCCTTAGATTTCGAGTGCTTTAGGTTGCTGGGCAGCGTGCGGGTGCGAACCTTCAGCGTACACTTTCAGCTTCTTGATCATTGCGTAGCCCAGTGGGCCCTTCGGCAACATACCCTTGACTGCTTTTTCCAGAGCACGGCCTGGGAAACGCTGTTGCATTTTCAGGAAGTTGGTCTCGTAGATGCCGCCTGGGTAGCCCGAGTGACGGTAGTAGGTCTTCTCGGTGGCTTTGGTGCCGGTCACGCGCAGTTTGCCTGCGTTGATGATGACGATGAAATCGCCGGTATCGACGTGAGGAGTAAATTCTGGCTTGTGTTTGCCGCGCAGTCGGAGTGCCACTTCGCTGGCAACACGTCCGAGGACTTTGTCCGTCGCGTCAATCACGAACCAATCGCGCTGGACTTCATGGCCCTTAGCGGAAAAAGTTTTCATGTTGACTTCCTAAATAGTAAAACACGCTCAAATGGTGGTTCCGCCATTGCTTCAGCGGACTCGGCCTTCTTATTTACTTTCCTGAGCGAACGGAAAGCCGACAAGTATAAGCGGGAACCACCGGCCGAGTCAAGCCGCCATTTGGCCTTCCGCGATCTTGTCCTCCACCAGCTTCGGCGGACCGTAGCGGAAGACATTGACCACATTGAAAGTCGTGTCCGGCACGTACAGACGCCCGTTCGCCGCGTGGATGAAATACGGCATCCACACCCCGCCCGCGTCCGGGTACTTCTTGAACACGGAAATGCCGGTTTCGTAGGTCAGCGTGTCCTCGCCGATGCGGAACACCTTCAGCGCCCGGTTGACCAGGTCGTTGACCATCAGCCGGTCGCCGTCGATGCAGACGCTGGCCGGCAGCATGAACTTTTCGTAATCGACATCGACATCGTCGCAATAGCCGAGGTAGCCGTAGCTCCACAAGCTCCTGCCCTCGCGGTCGAACACGCGCAGGCAGTTGTTGAACTGGTCGCAGACGAACAAGCGGTCGTTGGCGTCGATGGCGATGTCGCACGGCGTGAAATCCTCGTCCGCATGCCAGCGGAAGTTCTTGCGGAACACCACGTAGCCGGTCGGCTGGATCTGCCACATCGAAATGCGGTTATTGAGCGAGTCGGCGATATAGATCTCGCCCCGGCTGTTGACGGCGATGCCTTGCGGCGCCTTCAGGGTGCCGTCGCCGCCGATGCCCTCGCGTCCAAAAGGCACGCCATAGTTGATCAGGAAGCCAGACGGGCTGAACTGATACATCGACACCGTGCACATATTGAAGTTGGTGACGAAGATGATCGGCGTGCCCGGGCAAATCTGCCCCAGCGGCGGCGTGTGCGGGTAATAGACATCCATCGCCAGGTCGCCGGGCACGAAGAAGCCGCGCATCATGTCCTGCATCTGGTGGTAGGGGTCGCTGTCGGTATTAAAGGTTTTCATGCACCAGTTGCCGGAGTCGATATTCAGCGAACCGCGCCCGATGCGCGCCAGCGGATCGATGCCCGAATGCGCGCGGAACTGGTCGTACCAATATTGATAGACGCGCGTGGTGGCCGCGGCCCACTGGTCGATCCAGCTGCCGCCGGCGACCTCCTGCGGCGGCGCGCGGCGGTCCGGATCGATGCCGAGCACGGCCGTCATGCAGTTGAATTGAGAAGTCTTGCGCAGACGGTCCTGGTCGTCGCGCCGGTGGCCGACGGACGCGATCAATAACGCCTCCTCCTCGCCCTTCATGCGCGGGATGCGCACCTTGATGATGCTCGACGCAAACGGTTCGCTGATGAAAAACACGTCCGGCTCGGTGGCCGCGCACACTTGATAGGGGCCGACGAAGACCACGTCCTCCAGCACGCCATAAATCAGGTCCGACATCGAATGCACCGGCTCCATGCGGTGGTTCCACAACGGCTGCAGGCCGTTGACGATGGTGACCAGCTCGCCCTCCAGGTTGTACACGGCGATGGCGTTCTCGATGTGGCCCGGCACGAACACGCGGTCGCCGAGCACGCACACCGAGCGCATCACGTTGAACTTGCCGATGCCGGTCGGTTTACCGTGCTGGTGCAGCATCACCGTCTCGTGCGGCGCCTGTACGCATTCATCGACGATGGGCCAGTCGGTGCTGATCTTGAGCACCTCGTAGTGGCCGGTGTTGGCGAGGTAAATATTGCCCTTGGAATCACTGGCGATGCCTTGCGGCCACAGCAGCTCGTGGCCGCCGCCATGCTCGGCGCCCGGGCAGGCGACCCGGCGGAACTGGCTGACGAACTTGCCTTCCAACGTGAACTTGACGCAGCGGCTGGCCAAGTCGTCCTGGGTGTGGAAGAACTCGTCGCAGATGTAGAGGTAGTCGACGCCGTCGCGTTCGCGCACGGTGGTGATGCCGTTCGGATCGGACAGCGGCAGATAGTCGTCACCACCCTCGCCGAACGCAAAGCTGAACCACACCTCGTGCTCGTCGTAGCCGAAGGCGGCCACCCGGCCGTGGCCCATGTCGGTGCAATACATAATCTTGTCGGTCGGATGCGGGCACACATGGAAAGGCATCAGCAGGCGCGGCGCCTGCGGCGTGGCCTCGCCGGGGCCTTCGATCACATGCAGCAGGGTGGACAGGTCGGGAGAGAACACCAGCAGGCGGCTGTTGCCGGTGTCGCATACCCACAGCCGGCCGTAGCTGTCGGCATGCACGCCGACCGGGGAATTGAGCGTGAAATCGTCGGCCAGTTCGCCGACGCTCGTGCTGCCCGGCTTGGTCAGATCACCATATGAACAAAGGTACTCAATAGCTTGGCTCATTAAATGCTCCTTGATTTTAGTCAAACAAAGCGCATTAAATTATCAAGCGGCTTGTGTGGATGTCCAAGCTAAAAAACTTCGTGCAAGCCACTCGCGGCCGGACTCCTTTACAATACGGGCAACGATTTTTAACGGAGAGAATGATGGAATGCAAAGTCAGCTGGAACGGCCCGTCGGGCATGAGTTTTTTGGCCCAGACCGGCTCCGGTCATCTGGTCAACATGGACGGCGCGCCTGAGGGCGGCGGTCACAACCTGGCGCCGCGTCCGATGGAAATGGTGCTGCTCGGCACCGGCGGTTGCACGGCGTATGACGTGGTGCTGATTTTGAAGAAGGGCCGCGCGGATATTCGCGGCTGCGAGTGCACCTTGAAGGCGGATCGCGCGGACGTTGATCCGAAGGTGTTTACCAAGATTAACTTCCACTTTGTCGTGACCGGCAAGGGCTTGAAGCCGGAGGCGGTGGAGCGCGCGATTTCGCTGTCGCACGATAAGTATTGCTCGGCGTCGATCATGCTGGGCAAGATGGCCGAGATTACGCATACCTTCGAGATCGTCGAAGTCGAGTGATGTCGTCTGGCGCCGCTGGCGGCGCTTGCATGGCGGATTACGCTTCGCTAATCCGCCCTACGTGTCTCCGTGGTCCGTTCAATTTGGTGGCCGTTAAATGTAATACGCGGTGCTGGTCATGATCTTGCCCATCACCGACATCACGGCTTGTACGGGCGCTGGCGTTTGCGCGGCGCCCAGCGCCTGCGCGGCAGCGCCGTGCTCGATCTCGTCGATGCGCATCTGCTCGACGATCGCGCGCGACTTGGCGTCCTGCGGCGGCAGCTTGTCCAGATGGCTGGCCAGGTGCGCTTCCACCTGGCGCTCGGTCTCGACCACAAAACCCAGGCTGCGGGCGTCGCCCAGCACCGCCGCCACCGTGCCGAGCGCATACGCGCCGGCGTAAAACAGCGGATTCAGCACGCTGGTGTGCGAGCCCAGCTCGTTCAACCGCTGCGCGGTCCACGCCAGATGATCTTCCTCTTCCCTGCCCGCCTGCTCGAACTGGGCGCGCATCTCCGCCGTCTTGGCGAAGCGGCCCTGCGAGTTGTACAGCGCCTGCGCGCAGACTTCGCCCACGTGGTTGACCCGCATCAGCCCGGCGCTGTGGCGCTGCTCCGCCTCGCTCAGCTGGCCGTCGTCGGACCTTAGTCCGGGGTTCGGGCGCGACGCCGAGGCGACGCCGGCGATCACGCGCAGCGCCTTGTCGGCGTCGGCGATAAAACGGTCCAGTGGGGTGTGGTGGAATGCGGCCATGGCGGTTCGTGGTTCGTCAAAACCACCATTATAGAGGCGCGTTTTAATTCGCGTCCGTCTCTTCGCGCAGTTGCCGCTGGCGCTCGATGTAGTCGGCCACAGGGCCGCGCACGTCGATCTTGGAGATATCCTTCGCCACGCCGAGGTTCAGCCCCAGCAGGAAGGGAATGTTCTCGACCGGCACGTCGTTGCAATGCTCGGAGAAGGCCTTGAGAAAGCGCTTGGACTCGACCACCCGCACCACCTTTTCTCCGCTCATGTATTGCAGAATGCTGGTGATGCTGTGGCCCTTGCCGATCGTGTGATAGATGAAACGGTTGAACTCGCGGTCCAGCACCTTGAAATCCAGGGTTTCCTTGGTCATCAGGCCGGCCAGGTAATACAGCCCCAGCGCAACGCGGAAGAAGCCAGTGCATTCGGTGCGGTCGACTCCGCACTGTGTCACCGCGAGTATTTTTTCCTGCAGTTGAGCATTCATAGTCCGCCGTTCTCCCTGTCATCACTATAACAAGACATTTGTCGCCATACTTGCTTGCAAGCCAGAATTTTTACATGCTATTCTAGAAATCTTTAATAAAAGAACAGCAAAGGGCAGCGAAATGATCGAGGTAAAAGGGCTGGCCAAACGCTTCCGTTTGCCCTCGCGTGGCGGCAAAGCCGCGCCGGCGCTCGATCCGCGAGATCACGACGGCTGGTTTCACGCGGTGCGCGACGTCAGCTTCAGCTGCGCGCCCGGCGAGGTGCTGGGCCTGCTCGGTCCCAACGGCGCCGGCAAGACCACCACCCTGCGCCTGCTGTCGACCGCGCTCAAGCCCGACGCCGGCAGCATCCACGCCAACGGCGTCGACCTGCTGCACAACCCGCTCGTGGCGCGCCAGCACATCGGCTTCCTGTCCGGCAGCACCGGCCTCTACGGACGCCTGACCGCGCGCGAGAACGTCGAATATTTCGGCCGCCTGCACGGCATGCGCGCCGAGCACCTGAAGCGCCGCTGCGACGAACTGTTCGACCTGCTGCAAATGCACGAGTACGGCAACAAGCGGGCCGACCAGCTCTCCACCGGCATGAAGCAGAAATGCTCGATCGCCCGCACCGTCGTGCACGAGCCGAAGATCGTCATCCTCGACGAACCGACCACCGGCCTCGACGTCATGGCCGCGAAGGTGCTGCTCGACTTCATCGCCAGCTACAAGGCGCTGCGGGTGCCGCTGATCTTTTCCACCCACCACCTGCACGAGGTGGAAAAACTGTGCGACCGGGTCTGCATCATCAACCACGGCAAGACCGCCTTCCACGGCACCGTCGACGCCCTGCGCCACCTCGGCGGCAGCGCCGATCTGTACGACGCGTTTGTCGGCGTCATCAACCGGGGAGACTGAGCCATGTGGACCATCTATCTGAAGGAATTGCTGGAGCTGGTGCGCGACCGCAAGACGTTTTTCTTTACCGTCTTCGTGCCGGTCATCGCCATGCCGCTGATCTTCACCGGCTTCGGCATGCTGTCGACCAATATGTTCAAGCAGGCCAGCCAGGCGCAGATGACCTACGCTATTTTCGGCAAGGAGCACGCGCCGCAACTGGCCGCCCGCTTCGCCGAGGAAAAAGGCTTGCGCGAGGTGGTGCTGTCGGGTCCCGACGAGATCAAGCGCGCCATCGGCGACGACCGCATCAAGTTCGCGCTGGTGATACCGGCCGACCTGGAAAGCACCCTGGCGCGGCACCAGCAAGGCGTCATCGAACTGCATTACAACAGCGCCTCGGCGATCGACATGACGCGCAAGCGCGTGGCGGCGGTGCTGGGCAATCACAACAACGCGGTGCGCGAGCTGGCGCTGCCGGCACTCAACCTCAACAAGGACCAGCTGCGCTTCGCGCTCGATCCGATCAAGCTGGAGGACCGCACCACCGCCAACAAACGCGAGCAAACCGGCGCCATGATCGGCGGCCTGGTGCCCTACATCCTGCTGATGGTGTGCCTGGTGTCGGCGATGTATCCGGCCATCGACACCGGCGCCGGCGAAAAGGAACGCGGCACCCTGGAAACCTTGCTGCTGGCGCCGGTCTCGCGCACCAGCATCGTACTGGCGAAATTCCTGATGCTGTTCACCGTCGGCCTGACCTCGGCGCTGTTGATGATCGCCAGCATTGGCGGGCTGATGATCTTCGGCGAGTCGCTGATGAGCGGCGACGTGGCGCAGATGGCGCGCTCGATCGGCCTGTTCGACCTGGCCATGGTGGCGTTGATGCTGGTGCCGACGGCGGCCATGTTCGCCGCCATCCTGCTGTCGATCTCGGTGTACGCGAAAAGCTACAAGGAGGCCTCCGGCCTGATCTCGCCGTTGATGATCGTCACCATCCTGCCCACCCTGGCGGCGCTGCTGCCCGGCGTGGAAATGAACTGGAAATGGGCCATGGTGCCCCTGACCAATGTTTCCCTGGCGATGAAAGAGCTGGTCAAGGGCACGATGGATTACAGCATGTTGTCGGTCATTATGCTGTCGACCACGGTCACCGCCGGCGCCCTGCTCGCGCTATGCCGCTGGTGGTTCAACCGCGAGGCGGTGCTGTTCAGAAATTGATGCCGAGAATGGTATTGAATCGGGCAAGTTGTCTATTCAAGCAAGTGGTTATGAACGGCGTTCTGGTAGGCCGTTTGAGCAGTCTGGCGCGCAGTTTCCGCCGCCCATCGCAATGGCGCCCCATGTATAGAACAAATTCAATACAATGCCATCATGTGAAAAGTGTATGGCCGTGCAGAAATGCTGGTTGTGCAGCGGCAGAATCATTCAGGAGTCAGCATGGAATTACGCATCAGCAACTTGTCTAAAACCTACGGCAACGGCGTCGTGGCGTTGGACAATATTTCGCTTACCATCCCCACCGGGATGTTCGGCTTGCTCGGCCCCAACGGCGCCGGCAAGTCGACCCTGATGCGGACCCTGGCGACGTTGCAGGAATGCGATTCCGGTTCGGTGTTCCTCGACGACATCGACGTGCTCGACGAAAAAGACGAAGTGCGCCGCCTGCTGGGCTATCTGCCGCAGGACTTCGGCGTGTATCCGAAGGTGACCGCCTACGAACTGCTCGACCATTTCGCCGAGCTCAAAGGCTTGTCCAACCGCAACCGCCGGCGCGAGGTGGTCGACGGCCTGCTGCAGCAAACCAATCTGTTCGACGTGCGCCACCAGCGCTTGGGCGGCTTTTCCGGCGGCATGCGCCAGCGCTTCGGCATCGCCCAGGCGCTGTTGGGCGACCCCAAACTGATCATCGTCGACGAGCCGACCGCCGGCCTCGACCCGCAAGAGCGGGTGCGCTTCCATAACCTGTTGTCGGACATCGGCGAGGACAAGACCGTCATCCTGTCGACCCACATCGTCAGCGACGTTGCCGACCTGTGCGCCAACATGGCGATCATCAACAAGGGCCACCTGCTGCTGTGCGGTCCCACCCAGGAACTGATCCACGAGGTCAGCGACAAAATCTGGGCCCGCTTCATCGACAAGCGCGACCTGCAATCGTTCCAGCTGCGCCACCCGGTCATCTCGTCGCGCCTGCTGTCGGGCCGCACCCTGATCCACGTCTACAGCGAGAACGATCCCGGCGACGGTTTCGAGGAGGCCATCGGCGACCTCGAGGATGTCTACTTCGCCACCATCGCCGGCCGCCACCAAGCCGCCGCCACCTGCGACTAAGGCGGCCGCATGTTCGCCATCGCCTTTTTTGAAGCGCGCCAGCGCCTCAAGCTGCTGTCGACCTGGGTCTACTTCGTCGGGTTCCTCGCGCTGTCGCTGCTGTGGATGGCCGCCGCCGGCGGCTTCTTCAAGGAAGCCCAGGTCACCTTCGGCAGCCTGGCGATCAATTCGCCGCGCTCGCTGATGTTCACCGTCAGCGCGCTCGGCTCGCTGGGCGTGGTGGTGATCGCGGCCATGATGGGCCGCTCGGTGCAGCAGGATTTCGAGTACGACATGCAGCACTTCTTCTTCAGCGCGCCGATCAAGAAGCACCAGTACATGTTCGGCCGCTTCCTCGGCGCCTATTTCACCTTGGCGGTGATCTTCACCAGCATCATCCTCGGCGCCTGGCTGGGCAGCATGCTGCCGGGCATCGACCCGGAACGCCTGGGCTTGCCGGGCCCGCTGGGCTACCTGATTCCCTACCTCGTCGTCATCCTGCCCAACATCTTCATCTTCGGGGCCGTGTTCTTCATCCTCGCCGCGCTGACGCGGCGCATGCTGCCGGTCTACATCAGCAGCGTGGTCATGCTGATCGGCTACATCGTCGCGCCCGGCCTGGCGCGCGACCTCGACTATAAAACGCTGGCCGCGCTGATCGACCCGTTCGGCACCACCGCCGTGCTGCGCCTGACCGAGTACTGGCCCATCATCGAGCGCAACACGCGCATGGTCTGGCCGGAGGGCGTGTACCTGATCAACCGCGTGCTGTGGTCGTCGTTCGCGCTGGCCGGCCTGCTGCTGGGCTACTGGCGCTTCCACTTCATCGCCACCGTCGACAGCGGCGCCAGCGGCAGCGCCAGCCGTGGCGAGGGCGAGCAACCGCCGCACCTGTCGGCCGTCTCGACCAATACGCAGGAAACGCCGGACTTCAAATCGCGCAGCCTGGCCGGACTGCTCATCAAGATGAGCTGGCTGAACCTGCGCGAAACAACCAAGAACATCTATTTCGTCGTCATCGTGCTGGCCGGCGTGCTGATGATGTTCGCCAGCGCGCTGGACATGGGATCGATGTTCGGCACCAATACCTACCCGGCCACCTACCTGATCCTCGACTCGGTGACGGAAACGTTCGAGCTGTTCATGCTGGTGATCACCACCTTCTACGCGGGCGAGCTGATCTGGCGCGAGCGCGAGGCGCGCATGGCGCAAATGCTAGACGCGCTGCCGATCCCGAGCTGGCTGCCGCTGCTGGCCAAGCTGTTCGCGCTGATCGGCCTGCAGGCCCTGCTGATGTTGGTCGTGATGCTGTGCGGCATGGCGATCCAGATCTGCAAAGGCTATTTCATCCTGGAGCCGGGGCTGTATCTGTACCAGCTGTTCCTGATCCAGCTACCCGAATACGCGCTGGCGGCCGTGCTGGCGATCGCGCTGCAGGTGCTGATCAACCAGCGCTACCTGGCCTATTTCGCGATGATCATGTACTACGTCGCGATGTTGACGATGAGCTCGATGGGCGTGGAAGAACCGATGCTGGCCTACGGCACCATGCCGCACTTCATCTATTCCGCCATGAACGGCTACGGCCACTACCTGCCGCGCGAGCGCTGGTTCGAGGCGTACTGGGGCGGCGCCGCGCTGCTGCTGGTGGTCGGCTCGCTGTTGTTCTGGGCGCGCGGCACCAACGACGGCTGGCGCCAGCGCATGCAACTGGCGCGCCACGCGCTGACCAGGCCGGTGCTCACGGTGATGGCGGCCGGCGCGCTGGTCTTCGCCGGCGCCGGCGCGGTACTGTTCTACAACACGCACATCGTCAACTGCTACAAGTCGACCTACGAAAAAGACGCCGAGCGCGCCGACTACGAACGCAAATACAAGCAATACGCGGCGCTGCCGCAGCCGCGCATTACCGACGTCAAACTCGACGTCGCCATCACGCCGGCGCAGCGCAGCCTCAAGGTCAAGGGCCGCTACGTGCTGCAAAACAAGACCACGCAGCCGGTCAGCGACATCATCGTCCAGCAGGACGCCGACGCCACCGGCTACAAGGCGCGCTTCAGCCAGGAAGTGCGCGCGGGC is part of the Oxalobacteraceae bacterium OTU3CAMAD1 genome and encodes:
- a CDS encoding anhydro-N-acetylmuramic acid kinase, encoding MPHYIGLMSGTSLDGVDGALADFSGHTIDTLAAAYIAFPPTLRAELMALQSSGDNEIEREALAANQLAQFYAQCVTQLLDEAGRTADTVRAVAVHGQTIRHRPELGFTRQTNNPALLAELCGIDVIADFRSRDIAAGGQGAPLVPAFHQALFGKPGQARVVANIGGISNISVLDGEGGVIGFDTGPGNVLMDAWIARHLDKEYDADGAWAASGKEIPELLQELLHEPYFALPAPKSTGRDLFHLDWLDTRLAVYGDAAPEDVQFTLTKLTAVSLARSIQAYGGGADAVYVCGGGAYNGVLMSELGAALGNNVLVASTQALGIAPNRVEALAFAWLGYRFSERLAGNLPTVTGAKGERVLGALYPR
- the erpA gene encoding iron-sulfur cluster insertion protein ErpA is translated as MNAVAESLVDVIPSPIIFTDSAAEKVAQLIEEEGNPDLKLRVFVQGGGCSGFQYGFTFDEIVNEDDTTMVKNGVQLLIDSMSYQYLVGAEIDYKDDLEGAQFVIKNPTATSTCGCGSSFSV
- the argC gene encoding N-acetyl-gamma-glutamyl-phosphate reductase, whose translation is MIKVGIVGGTGYTGVELLRLLAVHPDVQLTAITSRKEDGLPVADMFPSLRGRVDIAFSSPDKADLKQCDVVFFATPHGVAMAQAPELLAAGVKVIDLAADFRIKDKAVFEKWYKIEHTCPDLLEEAAYGLAELNRDAIKGARLVANPGCYPTTMQLGYYPLLKAGVIDAGSLIADCKSGVSGAGRKAEIGTLFSESSDNFKAYGVSGHRHTPETVAQLQKFAGDKVGLVFTPHLVPMIRGMHSTLYGRLTKEVSNEELQALFEEQYKDSPFVDVMPFGSHPETRSTRGANVLRLALHRPDNGNTVIVLVVQDNLVKGASGQAVQCMNLMFGLEESTGLTQIALLP
- the rpsI gene encoding 30S ribosomal protein S9 encodes the protein MIGNYNYGTGRRKSAVARVFIKVGTGQIIVNGKPAAEYFSRETGLMVIRQPLELTGNVERFDIKVNVHGGGESGQAGAVRHGITRALIDYDAALKGDLARAGFVTRDAREVERKKVGLRKARRAKQFSKR
- the rplM gene encoding 50S ribosomal protein L13 — protein: MKTFSAKGHEVQRDWFVIDATDKVLGRVASEVALRLRGKHKPEFTPHVDTGDFIVIINAGKLRVTGTKATEKTYYRHSGYPGGIYETNFLKMQQRFPGRALEKAVKGMLPKGPLGYAMIKKLKVYAEGSHPHAAQQPKALEI
- a CDS encoding NHL repeat-containing protein → MSQAIEYLCSYGDLTKPGSTSVGELADDFTLNSPVGVHADSYGRLWVCDTGNSRLLVFSPDLSTLLHVIEGPGEATPQAPRLLMPFHVCPHPTDKIMYCTDMGHGRVAAFGYDEHEVWFSFAFGEGGDDYLPLSDPNGITTVRERDGVDYLYICDEFFHTQDDLASRCVKFTLEGKFVSQFRRVACPGAEHGGGHELLWPQGIASDSKGNIYLANTGHYEVLKISTDWPIVDECVQAPHETVMLHQHGKPTGIGKFNVMRSVCVLGDRVFVPGHIENAIAVYNLEGELVTIVNGLQPLWNHRMEPVHSMSDLIYGVLEDVVFVGPYQVCAATEPDVFFISEPFASSIIKVRIPRMKGEEEALLIASVGHRRDDQDRLRKTSQFNCMTAVLGIDPDRRAPPQEVAGGSWIDQWAAATTRVYQYWYDQFRAHSGIDPLARIGRGSLNIDSGNWCMKTFNTDSDPYHQMQDMMRGFFVPGDLAMDVYYPHTPPLGQICPGTPIIFVTNFNMCTVSMYQFSPSGFLINYGVPFGREGIGGDGTLKAPQGIAVNSRGEIYIADSLNNRISMWQIQPTGYVVFRKNFRWHADEDFTPCDIAIDANDRLFVCDQFNNCLRVFDREGRSLWSYGYLGYCDDVDVDYEKFMLPASVCIDGDRLMVNDLVNRALKVFRIGEDTLTYETGISVFKKYPDAGGVWMPYFIHAANGRLYVPDTTFNVVNVFRYGPPKLVEDKIAEGQMAA
- a CDS encoding OsmC family protein, whose translation is MECKVSWNGPSGMSFLAQTGSGHLVNMDGAPEGGGHNLAPRPMEMVLLGTGGCTAYDVVLILKKGRADIRGCECTLKADRADVDPKVFTKINFHFVVTGKGLKPEAVERAISLSHDKYCSASIMLGKMAEITHTFEIVEVE
- the coq7 gene encoding 2-polyprenyl-3-methyl-6-methoxy-1,4-benzoquinone monooxygenase, coding for MAAFHHTPLDRFIADADKALRVIAGVASASRPNPGLRSDDGQLSEAEQRHSAGLMRVNHVGEVCAQALYNSQGRFAKTAEMRAQFEQAGREEEDHLAWTAQRLNELGSHTSVLNPLFYAGAYALGTVAAVLGDARSLGFVVETERQVEAHLASHLDKLPPQDAKSRAIVEQMRIDEIEHGAAAQALGAAQTPAPVQAVMSVMGKIMTSTAYYI